AACACAAGGCAGGGAACCTCCCTATCCTCCTTTCCCAGTATCTCCTCTCCAAGTTATTCATCTACTGATGTCCATCATTTGCTAATGATCACTGGAAGCGAGGGAAATATTTTTAAGGGAAAATTGTCAATTGAGGCCCTGGTGTGTTAGAGACAAACTTTGAGGAACAGCAAAGCCGCAGCAGAATCACACTGTGCAACAAATCTCCAAAGTCTGGTGTTGCAGGTTTGGTAATCCTGACCTCTCCCCTCCCAAAAGACAGTCTGGTCAATGCACAGCAGGATGATATCAGTAGCTTGGAGGCCAGATATTTGCCCAGGGTCAGGTTAGCATCTTTGTGCTAACAGGGAGTCTCAGGTCAGCATGAAAACAGAGAGTGGAATTAAATGCTATGGAAGCATGGGAGTGGTGAGGGGATtgtggggtgggatggggtgtGGTGGGGCAGTACGATGATAAAGTGgtcagcactgcagcctcacagcaccaggaagcCAGCTTCAATTCcaactttgggtgactgtctgcgtggagtttgcatattcttcccgtgTTCTGTccgagtttcctctgggtgctccggtccaaagacgtgcaggttaggtggattggccatgttaaattgcctgtcaACTTCCCAACTTTCCCCAGGAAGATTCGGAATATTCAACTGAAACCTCATAAGAGGCCTCCCTTGCAGGTATGGTAAAATGATGTAGGCAGGCGACCCTGGTAGACCTGCCCTCCAGCGAGAGTCAGAGACTATCTTCAGCTCAGACACCCTGTGATCTATGGTGGCAAGTACCAACTCCACAGGAGGACTCCCCACTGCCCTCCAAACTTAGCACCCCACTGTGGCTCATCTGACCAACTCCAGTTCTCCAGCCAATGGACAGGCTGAACACTGTGAGTAATGAATCTAACACAAACATGCTGAAAGCaatgggagaagagaagaccCATTCTGTCAATCCTAATCATGAAGCTTCACAAAGTGCTAGATAGCAATTCCCTGACACAGCCTGAAAATTATGCTAACTGGAAAATGTATGAACTGGAGTAAAACTCAGGGCACTTAAGGAGAGGGAAATCTCAAACGTTGTTCTTTGTACCTTCCCATTGGCTTTCTCCACTGAGTTTTGCTCCTGACTCCTGCAACTTGATTTCACAACAATGTCTTAGAAATCCAAGAGAAAGTCATTGTCATTTTGCAAAGTACCAGTGCAAATCAAGGACCATTAGCTCAGAATCTGTTTCTCAAGGTCGTATCGATGCAGCAGCAGATATGAAGTTTCAGGATTTGGAAACCACAACAGCAGTGCTCACCCCTAATGTGGCTTTTGTTTCTGCAGGAGACAGCTACATGCAGGAGTCGTGTTAAATACTTAGCTGATGAGGTACTCGATGTTGATGTCGAATGTCATGGGTTCAAAAGGGCCAAGGGTAACAGAGACTCACCggagaggctgaggagtgaaagTGATATATACAGAGGTAACAGAGAGCATAGTGACATTTCTCAAGGAGGGAAACCTCACAGCAAACCCACGAAAGGCAGAAAAGGCCACAGAAAACCATCAGCAAGAGTCAGTCATAATGGAGGATCATCGGAATTAACCAACAGCAGTGAAGAGGTAAGCTGTCAATCTTCAGAAGTTTTTTTCTTTAATCAAGTGATCTTGGTCTGTTGTTCTCCCACCACCATAAGTACAACAAAAGTGAAGGGCATTACATTGGAGAACAAATAAAAGTGGTGCCCAGATCCAAAATGGTGCCCAGATCCCACCCCTCCATTCCATAATATTTTCTGATATTGTGTTCTGTGAAGCTTTATCAAAGACTTTCCCAAAATCTGTACATACTCCATAGTCCAATTCCCCCATCTAACACACATGTTAGATTTTCAAAGAATTCTATGCAGTTAACCAAGCACAGCTGATGCTATTGACATCTCTGTTTACTATTCCTAACTCTTTCCCTTTGTTTAAGGAGATGATAATTTCATGATGAGTGcaaagtgtttttttaaatttaaatgttGGCGTGATTTGGTGCATTTGCTGTGTGGTCTATTTTCCAGTTCCTGTGCAATTGTTAAATGGAACTCACAATGGCTACGTATTAGTTTATAGTGTGAGCAATGGATTGAATTGGGGAGAAATTACACTCAGAAACCTGTAGTGGTGAGCAGACTGCCTGCCCCTAACAGCTAATATTCATGGGGAAGCCTCAGTGTTCCAGTCATGAGCTGAAATATAACACGCATTTCAGACACCTCCGTCCCTTTTCACATTTGCCACTGCAATTTAGAAATACCAACAGACTATATCATTCTTTCACATTCTGCGTGTGTTGGGAATAGGCTCAGATTAATCAATCAGAGGATCTTAAAGATTTGCTGCAGACATACTGGCAACACAGTAAAATCACCATATGCTGATTTCTGCCAAATGAGGATGAACATGAATTATCCTCCTGGCCAAAAAATGCTGTGCACCAACTATTCATAAGGCAAAACCTCCTCCCCTGAATTTCCTCTTCTTCCCTTTCAGTCTGATCTTACAGCTCAGCTGCATAGAGGATCATCTATTTCaccctcattcctccccacccacccccataaCTCTCAAGCCCTCAGCTGGTGCTGCCTAGGTGCTGGCTCAGTATCCAAAGTTGTCTATTCTCTACAGATGTGGCACAACTCTCAAAATGACACAGGCCTCACAGCGAGGATTACAGTTTAGTCTGCACCACCTTTTATCTGTCCACTCGAAATACAAGTTGGTCCCAATATGTTTGTTGCTCAACGCTAACGCAAAAGCAACGATAGTGGGAGGCTAAAGCAAACGAACCCATATAACAACAACCTATATCAAAGCAGGGAAGATAGAAGGAGCATTTTTAGAAAAGGAGTTCCAGAACATATGACCTTCACAGATGAAGGAACTGCTGAAACTAAGTAGTGACCAAAATAAGGAAAATGGAAGAAGTCAAAATTGGAGAACAGATATCTCAGAGAGTTGCGAAGATGGTGGAGTTTAtagaggaaggaagggaggggtcGAGGCCATCATCATTAAGAATTTGCACAATGTTCCATCACCACAAGTTCAAAGCCAATGTTTCAGGGGAGCAAAGCTAAACTGGAAAATTCCCCGATAGAAATGACTTGCTACATCATTCTGAATGGATGACTAATACAAGTACGGTGTTCCCACTGTCATCTCTAGGACTTGTAACAGTTAAAAAACGTGCTTGCAGAGAACTGGCCTTTCGAAACACTAAGCCATCGCAGGCCATATTATTCCAGTTCATTGATCTGGCAAATACACCATATGCTAGTTTCTAATCATGTTGTAATCACCTCAAGTGCTACAAACCTCCAAGATATCTGTTGTGCATTCCCAGTTTTAATCACTTGAGCATTTGCAGCTGTCCTTTCAGTTGCCTCAGCCTTAAGCTTTTGAATTCCTTCCCTAACCCTCTCGATTTGTCACACAACTTCTGGTCACTTACCTTACTATTTCCTTAGGTGTCTTGGTGTCATGCTTTGTTGTACCATGAATGAACTTTGGGACTTTCATTAGTAGAAATACAACTGTTGTGTTCTATACAATCATTCACCTAGACACTGAGTTACAATCACATATCTGTAATAGAGGAAATTTACTCTCAAACTATGCTAAGTTATTTGTATCTTTTGTTTGGAAATTATTTTAAAGTTTGAGAAAAGTGGTTCCCTGTGCTAAATATTTTAATATTTCAATGCAGCTGAAAATGTCATCAAGGGAATCATGGATGGAGGAATCTCTAAATGTGAGTATAAGCTCAGACTTTGGATCAGAGAATTATCTCTCAATAATGACTATCAACAACAATAAAACTTTGAACTTAGACCGAACTCAGtccatctgaaaatgaacatttCTTCATTCTGTTAATTCCAGGAATATGATGATTCAAGATCTCGACACTAATCCAAGATGAATCGACTGAAAAGCTTGGTGTGAACACAAGACAACCTCATTCCGATTAAAGAAGATGTTTTCATATATTGTTCATATATAAGGAAAAACATGTTATGACAACAAAAGTTTTCTGTACTTTGTGTATGTCCTCATCTGTGTATTGTCTTTCATGTTAATGCTCATATGATGAGCAGCAAGGTAAATGTTCCCTGGCACTCTTCAAACTGATGTTACTTTTCACTTCACTAGTAAAATAGGAATTCTAGTGCAGAGAGTGAGCAACCTGCCTGTCACACTTAATGCCTGATTCCCTCAGTCTAGGTCTTTAGCTACAAAAGAACAGGAGTGGGGAGAAAGACAATTGAAATGGAAACTTCACACTTTATTTCCCCATTATGGAAATTTGAAAATCCCTGCTCTTTTACCAATGTCTTGGTGGAAGTGAATTGTGAGATTAGGGCCCTTGTACCATGGGTGGAAGTTGAACAAGGATTTTGGTTGTACCTTGTCTTATTGGAAGCATTCCTCCTGAAATTGGTATTACGTGCCAGTCAAGCCTGCTGTGCAAATTGTCTCAGTCTCCAGATTTATAGAGAGGGAATGTATCAGAACAGAAAATACATAGAAGGTctggaaatgcatgaaaagtaAAAAGGCAATAGTTTTCAGCCTAAGTGGTCTTTAGAAGTTTCTATAGGCAAGCAGCTCAGAAAAGAACATATAAAAGAACAAGAACCCTCTTTTCCAATGAGTATCATGTGAGAGCTAATGTGGCATTACCAAAAAGTTCACAAAATGATCCTTGCTGTGGAAAGTCCAGTCACTGTAGCCTCAACACAGCAGCCATTGGAAGCAAAGGTTCAGTGAAAAAATGTGGAAGGAATGGGTGGTGATCTTTGTTCAATGCCCTGTTATTTGTTTATGCTGCTCTTCGGTTGTCTTCTTCAGATGCTTATTTAGGATTGGACCCCTTTATTCTATCTCCACATGAGGTGAGACTTCAGATGATTTACTTCTCCACATCAGCTGTGCACACTGTTCCACTGTCAACTGgcccagtgcagtgtgagtgtgtgaccgaGAGTTAGTCAATTACTACCACCCATCATTTAGGGAAAAATAATGCATTGAGACCCGTTAAATAACTGTTAAGGAGAGTGCTTCCTGTTTGGCTCTTATTGAATTGTTCTGATCACATCTATGTTTTTTGTAAGCAGTTCTACACTGTTTAATTGAAAGTTGATCAATAAATTGATGACTTTATTGCTCGTATAATACACGGCCCAGTTTCTGTCATCTCAGATCACATCAGTGACATTAGTTTTTCTGTAGCCATTTTCTCTTATTGTGAACCAGAATCATATAATCAATCACTATTGGCATTTATTAATTTTGCTTTAACCATGTTCATTGCTCAATATGAATAGCTGGACTGAATCCATGTGACCAAGCCTCTCAGTCATTAATTAGTGGTATCATGCACTCTCTCAATTACTTCTGGGATACACCAAGGACCTAAATGAATTCGTGAGTAATTCCAAAGATATCAAACACTTAACCCAATATCTCCAATCCTCACCTTCCCAATCCAGATGCAAAATCCCATACCTCAATGCCTTCTGGTGAAGGATAGTGGCATGGGATGGAATAGAGGGTAAAGTTGAGGGATGTGTGGGATGGTTTCATGGCATTGGCATGGCATTGTAAACAGCAACAGGCCAAGGAAAGACTCCTGACAGAAATTATTGTCCTAGTTGAAGTGACTCCAAGATGAGGAATAATGGCCGGTTGGGAGGAAAATTTGCTAAGTGATAATATGAACAGATAGGTTTGTGAAGAATAACTTTGATAATTTGAATCTTTCTGACATCAACATTAAAAGAAGTCTGCCAGGTTTAGATTTGAAAGAAATGTTTAAATTTGGAATTCCTCACCTTGGTTGAATTCTTGGAGCCAGGCATTGACACGGAATCTTAGCTCATCTTCATTGAATTTGCAACACCCTCATTCATTTTTGAGTTTTTTTCAATGTGGCACCTTTCGTCTTGAACAAAGGGAGAGGAATTTGGCAATATGTGGGCCTTATACCTCCAACGGCCGTGAGCTGCCTATGAAATGATAAATGTGATGATATGATAAAAAGATCTACTTTACTATAGCTTAACAAACAGCAAGGGTTCCCTGACCTCTTGGTTGATTTCctcaattccagatatttttagCTAATCTTACCAGCAACTCTTATTTTCGTGCGTCACAGCGATTGTATAACTGTGCTCATGACATGAGATACTGTACCAGGTTGTACAAGCAGAATCTATGCTTTTATGTGGGTTTTTCAATCACAGCTATCTTGTTCCAACAGGCTGATAATAGCAAGCCATACCTATCCATCATTTACATTCTTAGATAAACAAAACAATTTGTCTCTGGCTATGACCGCAGCTTGCAGTAACTTGCGCTGTCCTATTTACAGACAGCTTTCATTCTATTCTGCTTTTACTTGTTCCGAtgttggaaatgtcaaatacataAGCAGCCTTGCAGACTGAGAAGTGAAGCCAGTTTATGGACTGGGATTTAACATTGAGGTGGTTACCCTATTTGTTAGCTGAGCagtcggggggtgggggtggaatccTGCCTTCACCAGCTCTGGGAATCATGTGGAAGGCAGTGGAGCTgatggatcaataattcaaaGGTCAGGCTTCATGTTTTGTGAGGAATGGGTTAATTCCACAATGctagctgatggaatttaaattctatgaataaaatctggatttGAAAAGTTGTTGATGGTCATAATGACACACTTGGTTTACCAATATCCTTCAGGGAGGGAAATGTACCGTTTTATCTTACCTCACTTGCATGtcactccagagccacagcaaagTACATGACTCTTTATAGACCTCCAAAATGGCCCAGAAagtcactcagttgtatcaaactaTGATAGAAAAATCAAAACtaaatggactgcaacagttcaacaaAGTGTCTTACCACCACTTTTTCAAGGACAATTAAAGGGTGACATCAATATCCCATGCAAAAATAATAAAATGTTATTCACTGGAAATTATTCAATGATTACGGGGAAATTTGTCAGACATGTTGAGTGATTATTTTGTCTCAGCAGGAAAGGAGGATAGATTGCTGGAAGTCCTGAAGAAATTAATAGTAGGTCAGAAATAggaagtgaataaaaaaaaatgtaagCAAAACCTTAGCAATGAGGAAATTAATAGGATTAAAGAGTAACAAATATTCAGGTCCTGACTGTTTCCATTCGAGGGTGTTAAAGGAGGTGGGGGAGCACATTGTAGATGCCCTAACTACAATCTTTCAGAATTCCCGAAATACAAGAGTCAtccctctggattggaaaatTGTTCATATTTCtgcactttttaagaagggtaaaGGAGGGAAACCAgtgaattacaggccagttagcctaacattcATGGTGGGGAATTTGTTGGAGTCTATAATTAAGGTTGGGGTATCTAACACCTTAAAAATTTTCAGTTAATCATGGAGAACCAGCATAGATTCATGACAGatagatcatgcctgacaaatcacaaagaagtttttgaagaagttactAAGGTGATGGACAGGGGCATGTCTgtggacttccaaaaggcatcTGATAAAGAACTACACAAGTGACTGCTAACTAAGGTAGAAGCCCACAGAATTGAGGGCAAGCTACTGACATGACTGGGAAACTGGTTGAATGCAAAAGTGGGTGGACTCCTAATACAAACGTAAGAATTCAGAACAGGAGGAGACGATCTGCCAGGATCATCTCTGCTCTTGGCCTGCAGTCAGTCTGGGGTTGATGAAGCCTTTGTCCAGAGCATCATCCGTGCTGTGATTCATGACTGGGACTTGATCTGGAGGTCCTGCGAAGTGACAGGATAGAGGGAAATTGCGCCATGTTAGGGTGGGAGTTGAGAGAGGTAGTTGGGGTTGGCACATCTGGGAGAGCTTTTCTCAGCAATCACTTGGGAAAACAACTTCTCTGCTGATCCAGACAGGCAGGTGCACAACCTCTGACAGCACAACACTAAACCTTGTGTCCACCTAGCGTTGCTCTGTGACATCCTGAGGGCAACCAACAAAGGCTTTACTATAGCTTCAGGCTTTCCAATGAGTGAAGAGATGCCTAAATAGTCTTTCAGTTAGCATCAGAACCTCTAACCTGGGAAGGTCCCAGCAGGAGCCAGAGCTTCCTACCTGCCGGCCGATGTGATTCACCACTTGTGTGTTAATTTGCTTGTGTATGATTGAGTGGAGAAGTATATAAATGTATGAGAAAACATGCCAAGGGCCATGGCGGAAATAAAGCCTGGTTTGTGAGTTAATTATTCTGAAAGAGTTCGTGTTGAAgctgttcacccagtctaacAAAATCACACGATCTTTGGGAGGAGGATCAAGCACGCAAATGGGGTCAGAAATGTTGACCAGAAATATTCCACTGGTCACACGTTGGTTATTCCAATGTGGATAGAGCTGTTTATGAGGGTTCTGTGGAATATCCATCTCAGAAAACTGTGAAGGAATTGCCCTGGAAATTGAAGATTCCACCGGGCAACTCGTTGACACCTGGAACCTCTGGACATCTTTGTATAAAGTGGAGAATTCTGAGGGGTTCCAATAAAATTAAGCAAGATAGCTACTCAGGCATAGCTACTTACTCCAAACTAACTATTCAACTGACCATATATTTAATTCACATAAACCCCAATTACACCACCCCAGATAACTTACAGCACTCAAACATGACTACCCTTCAGCCATGTTGGACCAGGCCCCACTTCCCGCTTTCTGGAACTGTCCCCCATCTTCACCACCTGAGAGATGCCTGGGCCCTTCACTCCTTCACCACCCTATCCCTTGACACCTTTGCAGCTGACACACCACTTACCTGGCATCCTATCTCCCTACCCTCTTGGCACCCTAACTTCACACTTATCTGATGTAGTTACCAGCTGACAGCAACAATCAAAGTGGCTATCTATGACTCTAAAGCTTTCAGTTCCAGAATACGACAGCAGATGTGATATGAGAATGGATGGGTGTGGTTTGCTTTTCTCTGACAACTCTGCACTATgagaggaacaaaaacagaagttgctggaaaagctcgacaggtctggcagcatctgtgaagaaaggtctgagttaacatttcaggtccagtgacctttcctcaaaaaccttttccagcaacttttgttttcattcctcatttacagcatccgcagttcttttagttttattcTGCAATCTGAGAGAACTGTCAAAATGGAAGCACGACTCCATATTTCTGAAAGATCTCTCATCAGAATCTCCTGTCAGAAATTCAGAACTCTCTCCTTCGATAAAAATGAAGTGAGATTGCTTGGAAAATTGAGCTTGCAGTCTCTGGCTCCTGACAGTCTTAAGTAATTATACCTAACTAATCAATGTAGTTTGTACTTATGGTGGGGTCATGTGATAAACTACATTGTTATCAAAGACAAATGCCTCTTCTTGTTAAGATTCACCAGGACAGCACCTGAACCACCCAGATCTCAATATGGGAAGGTCTCTAAGATACATAATACCATACTTTAACTCCCAAATTGAAAATCCTGGCCATAATTTCAGTAATAGGAAATGTCACAAAACTGGTCAATATAATTATAAGGAAGAAATCCTACAcacaacattttattttattaaaatttAAAAACTTGGTAATTGGCAAATGAACTTCAGTATGTTTGAGTGTGAGGtatcacatttaaaaaaaaagagcagGTCAAGAGCTCCTCGGAAAATTGCAGCTTGTGAATCAGTTGGGGGTGCGGTTGTGCTGATGGTAGTTTGATGGGTTTCTGGATAGATGCAAAAATCACTAAAAAGGGATGATGAAAGTTGATAAGGACACAAAAAGATGCAAATAAAGCACTGGGCTCATTGTTTGGAGCAAtagaattagattacttacagtgtggaaacaggccctttggcccaacaagtccacaccgccccaccgaagcacaacccacccatacccctacctaacactacgggcaatttagcatggccaattcacctgacctgcacatctttggactatgggaggaaaccggagcacccggaggaaacccacacagacacggggagaacgtgcaaactccacacagtcagtcgcctgaggcgggaattgaacccgggtctctggcgctgtgaggcagcagtgctaaccactgtgccaccatgccacccacaaattGTGTAACAGTGAAGTTACATTAAACGTGTATCAATAGTAGTGAGAACATACCTGGTGCAATGTGCATAGTTctgatgtccatattacaaaaaCAATATCAAATCATGTAGAAGTCTGGAAAATTATTCACCAGAATGAATACAGagtttcatttgccagcatttggccatatctctctaaatttttcctattcaggtacccatccagatattccttaaacattgcaattgtaccagcatccaccacttcctctgtcagctcactccatacactcaccaccctctgcatgaaaatgttgccccttagctcccttttaaatcttgcccctctcaccctaaacctatgtcctctagttttggactcccctaccctggggaaaggaccttggctattcaccatatccatgccccttctgagtttataaacttctataaggtcaccccctcagcctccgacaatccagggaaaatagctccagcctatttagCCACACCATATTGCTCAAACATCCAACCCTGCAGAATGTAATTATACCAGAACTGAATGGTTAAACCTATTAGGAAATACCGAAAAGACTGGAACCCAAGTGAAGGCGGAGATCCTTAAAATCATGAAAATGTTTGGAgaagatatttcctcttgtgggtgagAACAAAACTATAGATCATAAGTATAAGATAGTCAATAATAAATCTGTTAGGAAGAAACACTATTACCCAGAACATaataagtatatataaccagctACCACAAGAAGTACTTAGGGTGAACTATGTACAAGAAGAAACCACATAAGTACATACAGGGAACTAAATGACCGAAAATGCTGATGTGAAGAGAGACATATGGACCAAGAGGGCAGAGTGGTCTGTTTCTACTGTAAGTAGCTTGTAACTCTTTGTTAACCACTAGGGGGAAGTGATGAACTTGTTAATTACCACTAGacggttaatccagagactcagtaGTAGTCAGATTAGGAATAGGTAGTATAGCTCATTAAAGCAGTTTTTCAATAACGTAGAAGTAGGATTAGAGCCTGGTATATCTGTGAATACCAGGTATTATAGTATTTTGTCTTAATATGTTAAAAACTTCATTATAAATAAATTCCAAGCCTGAACATAGTTCTTGATCTTGCTTTCTCCACAACCCATCTGTACTGAACCCAAATTTATTGATGTGGGATAAAACCACACTATAAAACATGGTGCAGTGACTCCATTGTTTGGACAATTATGGCAGCTGTGAAGATTGAAGCAAACCTGATGCCATTCAGAGAAGGGAAgaagggtgacatggtggctcagtggttagcactgctgcctcacagtgccagggacccgggttccattcccatctcaggcgactgtctgtctagagtttgcacattctccctgtgtctgcgcaggtttcctttgggtgctctggtttcctcccacaatccagagatgtgcaggttaggtgaattagctgtgctaaattgcacatagtgttaggtatattagtcagaggtaaatgtaggggaatatgtctgggtgggttgctcttcagagagttggtgtggacttgttaggccgaaggggcTGCTTCCATATTGTAGGAAATCTAAACTCAATGATAACTgtgtttttaaaaagtcattagtGCAGCTTTAAGACCAGCGAGCAATTTGAAAAGCAACAGAGCAGAGCAGCtgctgtgatggaacactctgtaAGAGAAATCCCATGCAGGCAAACTACTTCCAATGGTAAGTCTGAATACTAGCCTTTTTTATAGCCAGTAATAGGTGAAACAAACTGTTTAAAAGCAGTGACAGCAGTACAAAATTTGACTAGAAATTAAGGTGATAACTCTGCACTGAATACCCACTGAAAGAGCAaagaacagcaaatgctggagatctgaaccaaaccaaaccagaaatTGTTGAATAAACTTAGCAGGTTTGATAGCATCTATGGCGagaccagagtt
The genomic region above belongs to Chiloscyllium punctatum isolate Juve2018m chromosome 10, sChiPun1.3, whole genome shotgun sequence and contains:
- the LOC140481967 gene encoding secreted phosphoprotein 24-like, translated to MKAFLLAIAAVQILHCSGVPNPEDALRAAVMKLNEISEISHLCRSISSTVTDLSPTGKFSYNVDLAFSVKETVCSKNSGLEFDDSSCSFRPTKIAETATCRSRVKYLADEVLDVDVECHGFKRAKGNRDSPERLRSESDIYRGNREHSDISQGGKPHSKPTKGRKGHRKPSARVSHNGGSSELTNSSEELKMSSRESWMEESLNEYDDSRSRH